The Ornithinimicrobium faecis genome includes a window with the following:
- a CDS encoding hemolysin family protein, producing the protein MLIVSGLLVIFVLTVLTGYFVAQEFAYVSVDRGQLQKLADEGDPAAARALKVTSRLSFTLSGAQFGITLTALLVGFAGEPLLGRGLANVMGFTDLSPAATTSLSLAITLVFATGIQMVIGELGPKNLAIARPVPLARALSRSTLIYLAVAGPIIGLFDRASNALLRSVGIEPLEELPQGATPEELHRIIDEAHTGGLLDEDLSRLLGRGLAFRNHVAQEVMTPRIDVETVQADEPAARVLELLETGHSRFPVIGRDIDDIVGVIGLHELLAVPAAQRPTATVRDLASDALIIPESLPLPRVLEQMRESHRQIAVVVDEYGGFAGIITFEDVAEEVVGEIWDEGDTEEESVEEQPDGTWEVPARLRLDEVLDTTGVALPEHEDYDTVSGLIMERLERVAEEGDTIEVAWDARDEHGSPEVHRVRLDVLSVQRFVPDMVRVHAPTTHPGSLADEEVRAVEEVAS; encoded by the coding sequence GTGCTGATCGTCAGCGGCCTGCTCGTCATTTTCGTGCTCACCGTCCTGACCGGCTATTTCGTGGCCCAGGAGTTTGCCTACGTCTCGGTCGACCGCGGCCAGCTGCAGAAGCTGGCCGACGAGGGCGACCCGGCAGCGGCGCGAGCCCTGAAGGTGACCTCCCGCCTCTCCTTCACCCTCTCCGGTGCCCAGTTCGGCATCACCCTGACCGCCCTGCTCGTCGGCTTCGCCGGAGAGCCCTTGCTGGGTCGCGGCCTCGCCAACGTGATGGGCTTCACCGACCTGTCCCCCGCCGCCACGACCTCCCTGTCCCTGGCCATCACCCTGGTCTTCGCGACCGGCATCCAGATGGTGATCGGTGAGCTTGGTCCCAAGAACCTGGCCATCGCCCGGCCGGTGCCCCTGGCACGGGCGCTGTCCCGCTCCACGCTGATCTATCTCGCCGTGGCCGGACCGATCATCGGTCTGTTCGACCGGGCCTCCAACGCCCTGCTGCGGTCGGTGGGCATCGAGCCGCTCGAGGAGCTCCCGCAGGGAGCCACCCCCGAGGAGTTGCACCGCATCATCGACGAGGCGCACACAGGCGGCCTGCTGGACGAGGACCTCTCCCGCCTGCTGGGCCGCGGCCTTGCCTTCCGCAACCACGTCGCGCAGGAGGTCATGACCCCGCGCATCGACGTCGAGACCGTCCAGGCCGACGAGCCCGCGGCCCGCGTCCTGGAGCTGCTGGAGACCGGGCACTCCCGTTTCCCCGTCATTGGCCGCGACATCGACGACATCGTCGGCGTCATCGGCCTGCACGAGCTGCTCGCGGTCCCCGCGGCGCAGCGCCCCACGGCCACGGTCCGCGACCTGGCCAGCGACGCCCTGATCATCCCGGAGAGCCTGCCGCTGCCCCGGGTGCTGGAGCAGATGCGCGAGTCACACCGGCAGATCGCCGTCGTCGTGGATGAGTACGGCGGCTTTGCCGGCATCATCACCTTCGAGGACGTCGCCGAGGAGGTCGTGGGCGAGATCTGGGACGAGGGAGACACCGAGGAGGAGTCCGTCGAGGAGCAACCCGACGGCACCTGGGAGGTCCCCGCCCGCCTGCGCCTGGACGAGGTGCTGGACACCACCGGGGTGGCCCTGCCCGAGCACGAGGACTATGACACCGTCTCCGGCTTGATCATGGAGCGGCTGGAGCGCGTCGCTGAGGAGGGCGACACGATAGAGGTCGCCTGGGACGCCCGGGATGAGCACGGGTCCCCCGAAGTGCACCGGGTCCGCCTCGACGTGCTGTCGGTGCAGCGCTTCGTGCCCGACATGGTGCGGGTGCATGCCCCCACCACGCATCCGGGATCACTGGCCGATGAAGAGGTCCGCGCGGTCGAGGAGGTGGCCTCGTGA
- a CDS encoding AAA family ATPase translates to MKLHRLHLRDVKGVVDRSIDFPDTGVVVIEGPNEVGKTTLLEAFDLLLDPRAKATSQSRAVKALKPLGRDVGPRVEAEFSVGRHRLRFAKQWLRGASTELEILSPVREHHSGEEAQHRLDAILAESLDRPLWDALRFTQGGELGQMALTDSAVLTEALDGASGVDLHSADGASLLEQVEREFRRYYTATGRLTGELKDAVAAASTARDEAVHAHRAVTETQELVERHERLRNELTELTDRETSLTTQLATAREHDAEVTELVRAHDESTAALARARQDSVRAGEDLARRERAQQDLTDAQERLRAAAESITEKQEALAALQQDTAPLVEARDTARGVRDQAVEVAGRASADVELVEVTARVATLERTAQRLRQLRAEETDERAVLEDLPDLDADAVRSLEAADRTVVELRSRLEASSARVSVEVLGERRSVVVNGETVDVSGESGADLAVRGGLTLELPGDLRVTVRPEESSAQLATDLATAQGLQSELLEQAGVRDLAAAREVAVNRASVAARIRHVAEQIDDLLGGQRPEHLSSELEQAQSTLAELSGSRPQDYPLPEDVATARAVSRAASAARQEAAAALEQAEVALREHERRCDQVELQVERAVAVQSEVSERLERDRSRLAESQEHSSDDALREAVQVAGSAYARVEAQVGVTRRALEEADVDGVRSRLARIEQTSREHQVALGRVRQQLAQVQGQVELVSGEGRQEVYAVAVDEFLRLKGVLDVVHGKARAARQLHETLGRHRDAAHRAYVRPYRDEIRRLGQAAYGASFDVEVADDLTISSRALEGTSVPFDQLSGGAKEQLGILSRLAVAGLVESGAGVPVIIDDALGYTDPERLQRVSTVFSGPGERTQVVLLTCTPDRYRELVDATTIQLTA, encoded by the coding sequence ATGAAGCTGCACCGCCTGCACCTGCGCGACGTCAAGGGCGTCGTGGACCGGTCCATCGACTTCCCCGACACCGGGGTCGTCGTCATCGAGGGTCCCAACGAGGTGGGCAAGACCACCTTGCTGGAGGCCTTTGACCTGCTGCTCGATCCCCGGGCCAAGGCCACCTCTCAGTCGAGGGCTGTCAAGGCGCTCAAGCCCCTCGGCCGCGATGTCGGGCCGCGCGTGGAGGCCGAGTTCAGCGTCGGTCGCCACCGCCTGCGCTTTGCCAAGCAGTGGCTGCGCGGAGCCTCCACCGAGTTGGAGATCCTGAGCCCGGTGCGTGAGCACCACTCTGGTGAGGAGGCGCAGCACCGGCTCGACGCGATCCTCGCTGAGTCCCTGGACCGTCCGTTGTGGGATGCCCTGCGTTTCACCCAGGGCGGCGAGCTGGGCCAGATGGCACTGACCGACAGTGCGGTGCTCACTGAGGCGCTCGACGGGGCCAGCGGGGTCGACCTGCACTCCGCTGATGGGGCCTCGCTGCTGGAGCAGGTGGAGCGGGAGTTCCGCCGCTACTACACCGCCACCGGCCGCCTCACCGGCGAGCTCAAGGACGCCGTGGCCGCTGCCTCCACCGCACGGGATGAGGCGGTCCATGCCCACCGGGCCGTCACCGAGACGCAGGAGCTCGTGGAGCGTCACGAGCGGTTGCGCAACGAGCTCACCGAGCTGACCGATCGCGAGACGTCACTGACGACGCAGCTGGCGACCGCGCGCGAGCACGACGCCGAGGTCACCGAGCTCGTCCGTGCCCACGACGAGTCGACCGCCGCGCTGGCCCGCGCTCGCCAGGACTCAGTTCGTGCAGGCGAGGACCTGGCGCGGCGCGAGCGGGCCCAGCAAGACCTGACCGATGCGCAGGAGCGGCTGAGGGCAGCAGCCGAGTCCATCACCGAAAAGCAGGAGGCGCTGGCCGCGCTCCAGCAGGACACGGCTCCACTCGTCGAGGCACGCGACACCGCGCGGGGGGTGCGTGACCAGGCCGTCGAGGTTGCTGGCCGGGCGAGCGCCGACGTCGAGCTCGTCGAGGTCACCGCACGCGTGGCCACGCTGGAGCGCACGGCGCAGCGGTTGAGGCAGCTGCGTGCCGAGGAGACCGACGAGCGAGCGGTCCTCGAGGATCTGCCGGATCTTGATGCTGACGCGGTTCGATCGCTGGAGGCCGCCGATCGCACCGTGGTGGAGTTGCGCTCCCGGCTGGAGGCCAGCAGCGCCAGGGTGTCCGTGGAGGTCCTCGGCGAGCGTCGGAGCGTGGTCGTCAACGGTGAGACTGTCGACGTCTCCGGGGAGAGTGGTGCCGACCTCGCGGTTCGGGGCGGCCTCACCCTCGAGCTGCCCGGTGACCTGCGGGTCACCGTCCGGCCGGAGGAGAGCTCGGCCCAGCTCGCGACCGACCTGGCCACGGCGCAGGGACTGCAGAGCGAGTTGCTCGAGCAGGCCGGTGTCCGAGACCTTGCTGCCGCGCGTGAGGTGGCTGTCAACCGGGCGTCCGTCGCAGCACGCATCAGGCACGTCGCCGAGCAGATCGACGACCTCCTCGGTGGCCAGCGACCGGAGCATCTGAGCTCTGAGCTCGAGCAGGCCCAGAGCACCCTGGCGGAGTTGTCCGGCAGCCGGCCACAGGACTATCCACTGCCCGAGGACGTCGCCACCGCACGTGCGGTCTCCAGAGCGGCCTCTGCGGCGCGACAGGAGGCTGCGGCCGCCCTGGAGCAGGCTGAGGTGGCGCTGCGGGAGCATGAGCGTCGGTGTGACCAGGTCGAGCTCCAGGTGGAGCGGGCCGTTGCCGTCCAGAGCGAGGTGTCTGAGCGGCTCGAGCGTGATCGCAGCAGGCTCGCCGAGAGCCAGGAGCACAGCTCCGACGACGCGCTGCGCGAGGCGGTGCAAGTCGCAGGGTCGGCCTATGCCCGGGTCGAGGCGCAGGTGGGTGTCACCCGCCGGGCCCTTGAAGAGGCTGATGTTGACGGAGTGCGCTCGCGCCTGGCGCGGATCGAGCAGACCAGTCGTGAGCACCAGGTCGCCCTCGGCAGGGTCCGGCAGCAGCTGGCTCAGGTCCAGGGCCAGGTTGAGCTGGTCAGCGGGGAGGGGCGTCAGGAGGTCTATGCCGTTGCGGTGGACGAGTTCCTGCGGCTGAAGGGTGTGCTCGACGTCGTGCACGGCAAGGCACGGGCTGCGCGTCAGCTCCACGAGACGCTGGGGCGCCACCGCGATGCGGCGCACCGTGCCTACGTGCGTCCCTACCGCGACGAGATCCGCCGCCTGGGTCAGGCGGCCTATGGCGCCTCCTTCGACGTCGAGGTGGCCGATGACCTCACCATCAGCAGTCGGGCGCTCGAGGGGACGAGCGTCCCGTTCGACCAGCTGTCCGGAGGCGCCAAGGAGCAGCTCGGCATCCTGTCCCGTCTGGCGGTCGCTGGCCTCGTCGAGAGTGGCGCTGGGGTCCCCGTCATCATCGACGACGCCCTCGGTTACACCGACCCGGAGCGGCTCCAGCGCGTGAGCACCGTGTTCTCCGGCCCGGGGGAGCGCACCCAGGTGGTGCTGCTCACGTGCACACCAGACCGCTATCGCGAGCTTGTCGACGCGACGACGATTCAACTGACTGCGTAA
- a CDS encoding PIN domain-containing protein, with translation MTISIVLADANILLSRTLRDYFLYAADAGGIEIHWSQQILDEMSRNLRAKFGFTQADTDRLENLMNNYIEYALIEVDPDDLASVQVVEMDPKDRHVLAAAMSVDADILLTENTPHFPQKWMSERSIDLLDAATLLTRLAVRFPDRIRAAHDQTVRLSRKPEMEILDVLGQIIGDRAIEVIRDLVQSAEDESGPDVEGPEGGM, from the coding sequence TTGACGATCAGCATCGTCCTGGCTGACGCCAACATCCTGCTCTCGCGAACACTGCGCGACTACTTCCTCTACGCCGCCGACGCAGGTGGCATTGAGATTCACTGGAGCCAGCAGATCCTCGATGAGATGTCGCGCAACTTGCGTGCAAAGTTCGGGTTCACCCAGGCCGACACCGACCGGCTCGAAAACTTGATGAACAACTACATCGAGTACGCGCTCATCGAGGTCGATCCAGACGATCTTGCGAGCGTTCAGGTCGTCGAGATGGACCCCAAGGACCGGCACGTCCTTGCCGCTGCGATGAGCGTCGACGCGGACATTCTGCTCACGGAGAACACTCCGCACTTCCCGCAGAAGTGGATGTCCGAGCGCAGTATCGACCTCCTCGATGCGGCGACACTGTTGACCCGATTGGCCGTGAGGTTCCCTGACAGGATCCGAGCAGCCCACGATCAGACTGTCCGGTTGTCGCGCAAGCCCGAAATGGAGATCCTGGACGTTCTGGGGCAGATCATTGGCGACAGGGCGATCGAAGTCATCCGAGACCTCGTCCAATCGGCGGAGGACGAGTCTGGCCCTGACGTCGAGGGACCTGAAGGTGGGATGTGA
- a CDS encoding IS110 family transposase, whose product MFTESQDDEQIIERVAALDIGKAEIVCCVRLPAPPGGKRRVQEVSTHSTMVGSLSELAERPVELGIERVVMEATSDYWRAPFYLFEAHGLNPWLVNAKDVRHLPGRPKTDVLDSVWLCKVAERQMLRPSFVPPAPIRRLRDLTRYRVDLVEVRGAEKNRVEKLLEDACIKLSVVASDIFGVSGRAMLAALLAGERDPVKLADMARTRMRPKIKLLREAFAGLQVGTFDEHHRFLLARMLERIDRTDADIADLDTEIEVMIAPFGDDVTRLDEIPGIGPTAAAIILAEIGTDMTRFPTAGHLASWAKFAPGIKSSAGKTKGNGSTGHGNRYLARVLGDAAVAAARTHTFLGARYRNIARRRGKKKAIVALGRSILVIIWQLLSDPEAHFIDLGADYYDRRVSTAAKRRNHVKALEALGYTVTIEPAA is encoded by the coding sequence GTGTTCACAGAGTCACAAGACGATGAGCAGATCATCGAGCGGGTCGCAGCGTTGGATATCGGCAAGGCCGAGATCGTGTGCTGCGTACGACTCCCAGCACCACCGGGAGGCAAACGGAGAGTGCAGGAGGTCAGCACACACTCCACGATGGTCGGCTCGTTGAGCGAGTTGGCCGAACGACCCGTCGAACTCGGCATCGAACGCGTCGTGATGGAAGCCACGAGCGACTACTGGCGGGCGCCCTTCTACCTGTTCGAGGCCCACGGGCTGAACCCGTGGCTGGTCAACGCCAAAGACGTGCGCCACCTGCCCGGACGACCCAAAACGGACGTGCTGGACTCGGTGTGGTTGTGCAAGGTCGCCGAACGACAGATGCTGCGCCCCAGCTTCGTACCACCGGCCCCGATCCGCCGGTTGCGGGACCTGACTCGTTACCGGGTCGACCTGGTCGAGGTCCGTGGTGCGGAGAAGAACCGGGTCGAGAAGCTGCTGGAGGATGCCTGCATCAAACTGTCGGTAGTGGCCAGCGACATCTTCGGTGTGTCGGGCCGGGCGATGCTGGCCGCGCTGCTGGCTGGCGAACGCGACCCCGTCAAGCTGGCGGACATGGCCCGCACGCGGATGCGTCCCAAGATCAAGCTGCTGCGGGAGGCCTTCGCCGGGCTGCAGGTCGGGACCTTCGATGAGCATCACCGGTTCCTGCTGGCCAGGATGCTGGAACGGATCGACCGCACCGACGCCGACATCGCCGACCTCGATACCGAGATCGAGGTGATGATCGCCCCTTTCGGTGACGACGTGACCCGCCTCGATGAGATCCCCGGGATCGGCCCGACCGCTGCCGCGATCATCCTGGCCGAGATCGGCACCGACATGACCAGGTTCCCCACCGCTGGCCACCTGGCGTCCTGGGCCAAGTTCGCCCCCGGGATCAAGTCCAGCGCTGGCAAGACCAAGGGCAACGGGTCCACCGGACACGGCAACCGTTACCTGGCCCGCGTCCTGGGCGACGCCGCCGTCGCTGCTGCCCGCACCCACACCTTCCTCGGTGCCCGCTACCGAAACATCGCCCGAAGACGTGGGAAGAAGAAGGCCATCGTCGCCCTGGGACGATCGATCCTGGTCATCATCTGGCAACTCCTGTCCGACCCCGAGGCCCACTTCATCGACCTCGGCGCCGACTACTACGACCGACGAGTCTCCACCGCCGCCAAACGCCGCAACCACGTCAAAGCCCTCGAAGCACTCGGCTACACCGTCACCATCGAACCAGCCGCCTGA
- a CDS encoding metallophosphoesterase family protein — MVRFLHTADWQIGMTRRHLGGEAQARFSAARIDAIRRIGDLARDQRCDLVVVCGDVFETNQLSRQTVGRALEALATVPVPVYLLPGNHDPLDPLTIYRSPQFVRDCPAHVHVLDSSEPVSVGDGVELIPAPWSGKHPDHDLVGASVTAALASGRMPTAASADPLRIVVGHGAVDLLDPDRHNRGAIALEPLETELAAGRIHYVALGDRHSRTSVGDSGAVWYSGAPEVTDHRETQPGDVLVVELTEGQRPDVTAHHIGTWTFRTIRREVSGARDVSALASELSAIADKDRTVVRLALQGVLGVGDHAALTDLLDEQGEVFAALHQWDRHTNVGISADGAQLSDLQLGGFVSAAAEEMRDLAVTEETPAGARELGDEQADDDASQHDDSNPLAWEFVPDGEDDQRSAADALSLLYRLAREEAR, encoded by the coding sequence ATGGTCCGCTTTCTGCACACCGCCGACTGGCAGATCGGCATGACCCGCCGCCATCTGGGCGGCGAGGCCCAGGCCCGGTTCTCCGCCGCCCGGATCGATGCGATCCGGCGCATCGGTGACCTCGCACGTGACCAGCGGTGCGACTTGGTGGTGGTGTGCGGGGATGTCTTTGAGACCAACCAGCTGTCCCGGCAGACGGTGGGGCGAGCGCTGGAGGCCCTGGCCACGGTCCCGGTGCCGGTCTATCTGCTGCCCGGCAACCACGACCCGCTCGACCCCCTCACCATCTATCGCAGCCCACAGTTCGTGCGCGACTGTCCTGCGCACGTGCACGTCCTGGACTCCTCCGAGCCCGTCTCGGTGGGCGACGGGGTGGAGCTCATCCCGGCGCCGTGGTCAGGCAAGCACCCCGACCACGACCTGGTGGGGGCGTCCGTCACCGCAGCCCTGGCCAGCGGCCGTATGCCGACAGCCGCCTCCGCGGACCCGCTGCGGATCGTGGTGGGTCACGGAGCAGTCGACCTCCTCGACCCGGACCGACACAACCGCGGCGCCATCGCGCTGGAGCCCCTGGAGACGGAGCTTGCCGCGGGCCGCATCCACTACGTCGCCCTGGGCGACCGGCACTCGCGCACGAGCGTGGGGGACAGCGGTGCTGTGTGGTATTCCGGTGCGCCCGAGGTCACCGATCACCGGGAGACCCAGCCCGGGGACGTCCTCGTCGTCGAGCTGACCGAGGGGCAGCGCCCGGACGTGACGGCGCACCACATCGGGACCTGGACGTTCCGCACCATCCGCCGTGAGGTCTCCGGAGCACGGGACGTGAGCGCCCTGGCAAGTGAGTTGTCGGCCATCGCTGACAAGGACCGCACGGTGGTCCGGCTGGCGCTGCAGGGGGTGCTCGGCGTCGGTGACCATGCCGCGCTGACCGACCTGCTGGATGAGCAGGGCGAGGTCTTTGCCGCGCTCCACCAGTGGGACCGGCACACCAACGTCGGCATCAGCGCCGACGGCGCGCAACTGTCCGACCTGCAGCTGGGCGGCTTCGTGAGCGCGGCCGCTGAGGAGATGCGCGACCTGGCCGTGACCGAGGAGACACCCGCCGGTGCGCGTGAGCTGGGTGACGAGCAGGCTGACGACGACGCCAGTCAGCATGACGACTCCAACCCGTTGGCCTGGGAGTTCGTCCCGGACGGCGAGGATGATCAGCGCAGCGCCGCCGACGCCCTGTCACTGCTGTATCGCCTGGCGCGGGAGGAGGCACGATGA
- a CDS encoding low molecular weight phosphatase family protein — translation MELHRSAYRHAMARVLEELTERYADGFDAAEIAVLVDRKRSSLEAGGKHAEFIPALVEHAVRDELATLARSQGRTLSPLPKVLFVCERNEGRSQVAAALAEHLSGGRVLARSGGLRPTGRLNPHASTVLAERGIDLVNPLPSEVQEDVLDAADILVLIGCQDAPLVGRRTIHWEIDDPYAQDLPAARRIAAEIESRVRELLAELEVPIAPQRELAHTA, via the coding sequence ATGGAGCTGCACAGAAGTGCCTACCGGCACGCGATGGCACGGGTGCTTGAGGAGTTGACCGAGCGCTACGCCGATGGGTTTGACGCCGCCGAGATCGCAGTGCTGGTGGACCGCAAGCGCTCCAGCTTGGAGGCCGGAGGCAAGCACGCTGAGTTCATCCCCGCCCTCGTCGAGCACGCGGTTCGCGACGAGCTGGCCACGTTGGCACGTTCTCAGGGGCGCACCCTGTCGCCGCTGCCCAAGGTCCTGTTCGTGTGTGAGCGCAACGAGGGCAGGTCGCAGGTGGCGGCGGCGCTGGCCGAGCACCTGTCCGGCGGGCGGGTGCTGGCGCGCTCCGGTGGTTTGCGTCCCACCGGGCGCCTCAACCCGCACGCGTCTACGGTGCTCGCTGAGCGGGGGATCGACCTGGTCAACCCGCTCCCGTCGGAGGTCCAGGAAGACGTGCTGGACGCGGCGGACATCCTGGTCCTCATCGGCTGCCAGGACGCCCCGCTGGTCGGTCGGCGCACCATCCACTGGGAGATCGATGACCCCTATGCCCAGGACCTCCCTGCCGCGCGTCGGATCGCGGCGGAGATCGAGAGCCGGGTGCGCGAGCTCCTCGCCGAGCTCGAGGTGCCGATCGCTCCACAGCGAGAGCTGGCCCACACCGCCTGA
- a CDS encoding hemolysin family protein: MSTSTALLVSIVLLVLNAFFVAAEFAVVAAKRHRLEERASDGSRAAKAAVSASKELSLMLAGAQLGITLCTLGLGALAEPAVATLLEPLIHWVGLPAALTHVIAVIIAVALVVFLHMVVGEMAPKSWAISHPETSAVLLALPFRAFTWLSRPLIWVLNELANLMLRAFKVQPVDTVSATHGPAELQLLLAQSHQHGVLPDADHAMLTGALKLEEETIGSVMFPVSDAVCVPHTGTARDVEDICHESGRSRLFVTRDGQITGLVHVRDAVRATAASQTEYAVTRLEQAAITLPGSLPLIDAVQRMRLERAQLALVGEPDRPVVGLISLEDLLEQILGEFDDETDEPMAGAQHMQPTPTA, encoded by the coding sequence GTGAGCACGAGCACCGCTCTCCTGGTCAGCATCGTGCTGCTGGTCCTGAACGCCTTCTTTGTCGCGGCCGAGTTTGCCGTGGTCGCTGCCAAGCGCCACCGCCTGGAGGAGCGTGCGTCCGACGGCAGTCGCGCCGCCAAGGCCGCCGTCTCGGCCAGCAAGGAGCTCTCGCTCATGCTGGCTGGTGCCCAGCTCGGCATCACCCTGTGCACGCTGGGACTGGGCGCCCTGGCCGAGCCGGCCGTGGCCACGCTGCTGGAGCCGCTCATCCACTGGGTCGGGCTGCCCGCTGCGCTGACCCACGTCATCGCCGTGATCATCGCCGTGGCCCTGGTCGTCTTCCTGCACATGGTGGTCGGCGAGATGGCCCCGAAGTCGTGGGCGATCTCGCACCCGGAGACCTCGGCGGTGTTGCTCGCCCTGCCGTTCCGCGCCTTCACCTGGCTGAGCCGCCCGCTCATCTGGGTTCTCAACGAGTTGGCCAACCTGATGCTGCGGGCCTTTAAGGTGCAACCGGTCGACACCGTGAGTGCCACCCACGGTCCAGCGGAGCTGCAGCTGCTGCTGGCGCAGTCCCACCAGCACGGGGTGCTCCCCGACGCGGACCACGCGATGCTCACCGGAGCCCTCAAGCTCGAGGAGGAGACGATCGGCTCGGTGATGTTCCCCGTCTCCGACGCCGTCTGCGTCCCCCACACGGGCACCGCCCGCGACGTGGAGGACATCTGCCACGAGAGTGGCCGCTCGCGTCTCTTCGTGACCCGCGACGGCCAGATCACCGGTCTGGTTCACGTCCGGGATGCAGTGCGGGCGACGGCCGCCTCCCAGACGGAGTATGCCGTGACTCGCCTGGAGCAGGCGGCCATCACTCTCCCTGGGTCCCTGCCGCTCATCGACGCGGTCCAGCGGATGCGTCTGGAGCGCGCCCAGCTCGCCCTGGTCGGTGAACCGGACAGGCCCGTGGTCGGGCTCATCTCTCTGGAGGACCTGCTCGAGCAGATCCTTGGCGAGTTCGACGACGAGACGGACGAGCCGATGGCGGGTGCCCAGCACATGCAACCTACGCCTACAGCCTGA
- a CDS encoding metal-dependent transcriptional regulator — MTDLIDTTEMYLKSILELEEDGVVPLRARIAERLGHSGPTVSQTVARMERDGLVNLMDDRHLKFTEHGRRTAVRVMRKHRLAERLLVDVIGLDLAHVHEEACRWEHVMSDQVEQRILTIIKDPLVSPYGNPIPGLSELDPEFAATGTAGGQHLIDVLTDEADLTVEVVRIGEPAQVEPDVLALLGEAGVAPGQQIRARTEGDRVVVTGAGEGDTAVSLPHDVASHIFVTTP; from the coding sequence ATGACTGACCTGATCGACACCACCGAGATGTATCTGAAGTCCATCCTCGAGCTCGAGGAGGACGGGGTGGTGCCCCTGCGCGCGCGGATCGCCGAGCGACTCGGCCACTCCGGGCCCACCGTCTCCCAGACCGTGGCCCGCATGGAGCGCGACGGGCTGGTGAACCTGATGGACGACCGACACCTGAAGTTCACCGAGCACGGGCGTCGCACGGCCGTGCGCGTGATGCGCAAGCACCGGCTGGCTGAGCGCCTGCTCGTCGACGTGATCGGCCTCGATCTCGCGCACGTGCACGAGGAGGCCTGCCGCTGGGAGCACGTGATGAGCGATCAGGTCGAGCAGCGGATCCTGACGATCATCAAGGACCCCCTCGTCTCGCCCTACGGCAACCCGATCCCGGGGCTGTCTGAGCTTGATCCAGAGTTCGCTGCGACTGGCACGGCAGGCGGGCAGCACCTGATCGACGTGCTGACCGACGAGGCCGACCTCACGGTCGAGGTCGTGCGCATCGGTGAGCCGGCTCAGGTGGAGCCAGACGTGTTGGCCCTGCTCGGCGAGGCCGGCGTCGCCCCGGGCCAGCAGATCAGGGCGCGGACCGAGGGGGATCGCGTCGTTGTCACAGGCGCGGGAGAGGGCGACACGGCCGTCTCCCTGCCCCACGACGTGGCCTCGCACATCTTCGTGACCACGCCCTGA
- a CDS encoding DUF899 family protein, producing MHAHPPIVDRATWKAAVAELDQQLSREKADTREGDAIAAARRRLPMTEVPSTATVVGPNGPVSLGQCEGCTHARRPRRSGAFLCGAGVVGAQTRP from the coding sequence ATGCACGCCCACCCACCGATCGTGGATCGGGCCACCTGGAAGGCCGCTGTCGCCGAACTTGACCAACAGTTGTCCCGGGAGAAGGCCGACACGCGGGAGGGCGACGCGATCGCCGCTGCCCGCCGACGACTCCCGATGACGGAGGTGCCCTCAACCGCCACTGTCGTGGGCCCCAACGGTCCGGTCTCCTTGGGACAGTGTGAGGGCTGCACACATGCAAGAAGGCCCCGCCGGAGCGGGGCCTTCCTGTGTGGTGCGGGTGTTGTCGGTGCTCAGACGCGGCCGTAG
- a CDS encoding C40 family peptidase → MTHRIPGRHRAPSRLTAAGTTISRSAKTTAVVATSGGLLATVVAPASANPQGIVDEVASVVSGNQFTATPAVDLLAANMPIMAEPTDLPAVAVAAPEDVETDFGSLGFTGVTPVVEEEPVVEAAPVTEAAAAPEATTDVSSAPSTTTDSERSNDYSASRSEERAEAPVQEQAPAPRGGGVIGVAASYVGYPYVYGGGSPSGFDCSGYTSYVFAQVGINLPRSASAQQAYATPVSNPQPGDLVFWGYPAYHVGIYAGNGMVYDAGNPGVGVTYRSVFSGVSGYGRV, encoded by the coding sequence GTGACCCACCGCATCCCCGGTCGCCACCGCGCGCCCAGTCGGCTCACTGCAGCTGGCACCACGATTTCCCGCTCGGCGAAGACGACCGCTGTTGTCGCGACGTCCGGTGGCCTGCTGGCCACTGTTGTCGCCCCCGCGAGCGCCAACCCCCAGGGCATCGTCGACGAGGTCGCCTCGGTCGTCTCCGGCAACCAGTTCACTGCCACCCCGGCCGTTGACCTGCTGGCCGCGAACATGCCGATCATGGCTGAGCCCACCGACCTGCCCGCCGTGGCCGTCGCAGCCCCCGAGGACGTCGAGACCGACTTCGGCTCGCTCGGCTTCACCGGCGTCACCCCGGTCGTCGAGGAGGAGCCTGTTGTTGAGGCTGCCCCGGTGACCGAGGCTGCTGCCGCCCCTGAGGCAACCACCGACGTCAGCTCGGCCCCGAGCACGACGACGGACTCGGAGCGTTCCAACGACTACTCCGCCAGCCGCAGCGAAGAGCGCGCGGAGGCCCCGGTCCAGGAGCAGGCCCCCGCTCCCCGTGGCGGCGGCGTGATTGGCGTTGCCGCGTCCTACGTCGGTTACCCGTACGTCTACGGCGGCGGCAGCCCGTCCGGCTTCGACTGCTCCGGCTACACCTCCTACGTCTTCGCGCAGGTCGGCATCAACCTGCCCCGCAGCGCGTCGGCCCAGCAGGCCTACGCCACCCCGGTCAGCAACCCGCAGCCCGGCGACCTGGTGTTCTGGGGCTACCCGGCCTATCACGTCGGCATCTACGCCGGCAACGGCATGGTCTACGACGCGGGCAACCCCGGCGTCGGCGTCACCTACCGCTCGGTCTTCTCCGGCGTCAGCGGCTACGGCCGCGTCTGA